One part of the Micrococcus sp. 2A genome encodes these proteins:
- a CDS encoding helicase HerA-like domain-containing protein, with the protein MSENTAGDGLLESIRQGYTFEDPTLTLGAAVVDGEVHPEVPVRLPLRMMNRHGLVAGATGTGKTKTLQMMAEQLSKAGVPVFLADVKGDLSGLATAGTASDKLSERTAATGMPWEPRAYPVEFLALGGDGVGVPVRATVDAFGPLLLSRVMDLNETQESCLQLMVHWANERDLPLDDLTDLKAVVTHLTSDEGKDDLKGLGGVAKATANVILREVTGLEAAGMDRFFGVPEFETAELLRVAPDGRGVISALELPTLATKPQLFSTFMIWLLADLFAELPEAGDLDKPKLVFFLDEAHLIFKGASDAFLDSITTTVRLIRSKGVGLFFVTQTPQDVPAEVLGQLANRVQHALRAFTPQDAKALKQTVQTFPTTDYDLAEVLTSAKVGEAVVTVMDPDGAPTPVALTRMWSPESAMEPAAAEAMQAIVAASPLMAEYGTAVDRESAAEKLAAEAAEAPATGGSARGEDARLADGRADGGTVVSGVDLGDLEKMRREEEKAAERARREAEKPSEFERAMGNFVKSAGTQLGREVVRGVFGTRSRRGGGLLGGLFGR; encoded by the coding sequence ATGAGCGAGAACACCGCGGGCGACGGCCTGCTCGAGTCCATCCGCCAGGGCTACACCTTCGAGGACCCCACACTCACGCTGGGGGCCGCCGTCGTGGACGGCGAGGTGCACCCCGAGGTGCCCGTGCGCCTGCCGCTGCGCATGATGAACCGCCACGGCCTCGTGGCCGGCGCCACCGGCACGGGCAAGACGAAGACGCTGCAGATGATGGCCGAGCAGCTCTCGAAGGCCGGCGTCCCCGTGTTCCTCGCGGACGTGAAGGGCGACCTCTCCGGCCTGGCCACCGCCGGGACGGCCTCGGACAAGCTCTCCGAGCGCACCGCCGCCACCGGCATGCCGTGGGAGCCGCGCGCCTACCCGGTCGAGTTCCTCGCCCTGGGCGGCGACGGCGTCGGGGTGCCGGTGCGCGCCACCGTGGACGCCTTCGGCCCTCTGCTGCTCTCCCGCGTGATGGACCTCAACGAGACCCAGGAGTCCTGCCTGCAGCTCATGGTCCACTGGGCGAACGAGCGTGACCTGCCGCTGGACGACCTGACGGACCTCAAGGCCGTGGTCACCCACCTGACCAGCGACGAGGGCAAGGACGACCTCAAGGGCCTGGGCGGCGTCGCGAAGGCCACCGCCAACGTGATCCTGCGCGAGGTCACGGGCCTGGAGGCCGCGGGCATGGACCGCTTCTTCGGCGTGCCCGAGTTCGAGACCGCCGAGCTGCTGCGCGTGGCCCCGGACGGCCGCGGCGTGATCTCGGCCCTCGAGCTGCCCACCCTGGCCACCAAGCCGCAGCTGTTCTCCACCTTCATGATCTGGCTGCTGGCCGACCTCTTCGCCGAGCTCCCCGAGGCGGGCGACCTGGACAAGCCCAAGCTCGTGTTCTTCCTCGATGAGGCGCACCTGATCTTCAAGGGCGCCTCGGACGCGTTCCTGGACTCCATCACGACCACCGTGCGGCTCATCCGCTCGAAGGGCGTGGGCCTGTTCTTCGTCACCCAGACGCCGCAGGACGTGCCCGCCGAGGTGCTCGGCCAGCTGGCCAACCGCGTCCAGCACGCGCTGCGCGCCTTCACCCCGCAGGACGCCAAGGCGCTCAAGCAGACCGTCCAGACCTTCCCGACGACGGACTACGACCTCGCCGAGGTCCTCACCTCCGCGAAGGTCGGCGAGGCCGTGGTCACGGTGATGGATCCGGACGGGGCCCCGACGCCCGTGGCGCTGACTCGCATGTGGTCCCCCGAGTCGGCCATGGAGCCCGCCGCGGCCGAGGCCATGCAGGCGATCGTGGCGGCCTCCCCGCTCATGGCGGAGTACGGCACGGCCGTGGACCGGGAGTCCGCGGCGGAGAAGCTGGCGGCCGAGGCCGCGGAGGCTCCCGCCACCGGCGGCAGCGCCCGCGGGGAGGACGCCCGCCTGGCGGACGGGCGCGCCGACGGCGGCACGGTGGTCTCCGGGGTCGACCTCGGCGACCTCGAGAAGATGCGCCGCGAGGAGGAGAAGGCCGCCGAGCGCGCGCGGCGGGAGGCCGAGAAGCCCAGCGAGTTCGAGAGGGCCATGGGCAACTTCGTGAAGTCGGCCGGCACACAGCTGGGCCGCGAGGTGGTGCGCGGCGTGTTCGGCACGCGCAGCCGCCGCGGCGGCGGGCTGCTGGGCGGGCTGTTCGGCCGCTGA
- a CDS encoding flavodoxin domain-containing protein has translation MTTLIVASSHHGSTREIAERVAEVLRTSQSVETVVEDPAGAGAWLDTADAVIVAAPVYTGSLDAEAKHFLDSRRAELSLRPLVILASGGAPEPLPKVAAQLETYGARDVAYFRGALVEERLSWIERMKLKVSKNEHYGDFRDWDAIERWAKSLTHHGVR, from the coding sequence ATGACCACGCTCATCGTCGCCTCGTCCCACCACGGCTCCACCCGCGAGATCGCCGAGCGCGTCGCCGAGGTGCTGCGGACCAGCCAGTCCGTGGAGACCGTCGTGGAGGATCCCGCCGGCGCCGGCGCCTGGCTGGACACCGCGGACGCCGTCATCGTCGCCGCGCCCGTGTACACCGGCTCCCTCGACGCGGAGGCCAAGCACTTCCTGGACTCTCGCCGCGCCGAGCTGTCCCTGCGCCCGCTGGTCATCCTGGCCTCCGGCGGCGCCCCGGAGCCGCTGCCCAAGGTCGCCGCGCAGCTCGAGACCTACGGTGCCCGGGACGTGGCCTACTTCCGCGGGGCCCTCGTGGAGGAGCGGCTCAGCTGGATCGAGCGCATGAAGCTGAAGGTCTCCAAGAACGAGCACTACGGCGACTTCCGCGACTGGGACGCCATCGAGCGCTGGGCCAAGTCCCTCACGCACCACGGCGTGCGCTGA
- a CDS encoding NHL domain-containing thioredoxin family protein, producing the protein MTSQNASSPTLSVPRTSARVRASELVGRGWLNTGGETVTLADLRGKIVILDFWTFCCINCLHVLDELRPLEEEFSDVVVTVGVHSPKFEHEADPAALAAAVERYAIAHPVLDDPELTTWQAYSARAWPTLVVVDPEGCIAATLSGEGHVAGLHSLVQELVAEHEAKGTLHRGSGPYVPPAPVARDLKFPGKAVSLGGRGSQPGAFLVADTGHHRIVEVAEDLTTVLRAWGGGDPAQASAEAAGLALPTPGTRGHRDGGPETALFNEPNGLLVLPEDVAARLGCDVLVADTVNHRLRGLSLTTGEVTTLAGNGVQRLIDSERAKAAAGADGADPADGPAVDLGVIEADPLTVSLSSPWDLAWDGAAGRVVVAMAGTHQLFSFDPEARRLAVFAGTGLEGLTDGAAATAWFAQTSGLSYGPDATLWAADSETSAIRWVREADGERTVGTAVGTGLFDFGFVDGEAAQARLQHPLGVTALPDGSVLVADTYNGAIRRYAPAGEDAAGRPTPAVVSTLARGLQEPSDVLVEEDAEGNASAIVVVETNAHRLVRIGVPEEYLSVDEGARQTQRPRTPMVAGEVTLGIGFAAPSGQKLDDRWGDPTQLKVSSSPEELLLEGAGTSTGLSRTLRLNPDVPEGVLHITARAAACDGEKGQPIPDHAACHLYQQDWGIPVSVHAPGQAPEGAESRLDLDLRGIH; encoded by the coding sequence ATGACGTCGCAGAATGCCTCCTCGCCCACCCTCTCCGTGCCGCGCACGAGCGCCCGCGTGCGGGCCTCCGAGCTCGTGGGCCGCGGCTGGCTCAACACCGGCGGGGAGACCGTCACCCTCGCGGACCTGCGCGGCAAGATCGTGATCCTCGACTTCTGGACGTTCTGCTGCATCAACTGCCTCCACGTGCTGGACGAGCTGCGCCCCCTGGAGGAGGAGTTCTCGGACGTGGTGGTGACCGTGGGCGTGCACTCGCCCAAGTTCGAGCACGAGGCGGACCCGGCGGCGCTCGCGGCCGCCGTCGAGCGCTACGCGATCGCCCACCCCGTGCTGGACGACCCCGAGCTGACCACGTGGCAGGCCTACTCGGCGCGCGCGTGGCCCACCCTCGTGGTGGTGGACCCCGAGGGGTGCATCGCCGCCACCCTCTCCGGTGAGGGCCACGTGGCGGGCCTGCACTCCCTCGTGCAGGAGCTCGTGGCGGAGCACGAGGCCAAGGGCACCCTGCACCGGGGCAGCGGGCCGTACGTGCCGCCGGCCCCGGTGGCGCGGGACCTGAAGTTCCCCGGCAAGGCCGTCTCGCTCGGCGGGCGCGGCTCGCAGCCGGGCGCGTTCCTCGTGGCGGACACGGGACACCACCGGATCGTCGAGGTCGCCGAGGACCTCACCACCGTGCTGCGCGCGTGGGGCGGCGGGGACCCGGCGCAGGCCTCGGCGGAGGCGGCCGGGCTCGCCCTCCCGACGCCGGGCACGCGCGGGCACCGCGACGGCGGCCCGGAGACCGCCCTCTTCAACGAGCCCAACGGCCTGCTCGTGCTGCCCGAGGACGTGGCGGCCCGGCTCGGGTGCGACGTGCTGGTGGCCGACACCGTGAACCACCGCCTGCGCGGTCTCTCGCTCACCACGGGCGAGGTCACCACCCTGGCCGGCAACGGCGTGCAGCGCCTGATCGACTCCGAGCGGGCCAAGGCCGCGGCCGGCGCCGACGGGGCGGACCCCGCGGACGGCCCCGCCGTCGACCTGGGCGTGATCGAGGCGGACCCGCTGACCGTCTCCCTCTCCTCGCCGTGGGACCTCGCGTGGGACGGCGCGGCCGGGCGCGTGGTCGTGGCGATGGCCGGCACGCACCAGCTCTTCTCCTTCGACCCCGAGGCGCGCCGCCTCGCGGTCTTCGCGGGCACCGGCCTCGAGGGTCTCACCGACGGCGCCGCCGCCACCGCGTGGTTCGCGCAGACCTCCGGCCTCTCCTACGGCCCGGACGCCACCCTGTGGGCCGCCGACTCCGAGACCTCCGCGATCCGCTGGGTGCGCGAGGCGGACGGGGAGCGCACGGTGGGCACCGCCGTCGGGACGGGCCTGTTCGACTTCGGCTTCGTGGACGGCGAGGCCGCCCAGGCCCGGCTCCAGCACCCGCTCGGGGTGACCGCGCTGCCGGACGGCTCCGTGCTCGTGGCGGACACGTACAACGGGGCGATCCGCCGGTACGCGCCCGCCGGCGAGGACGCCGCCGGCCGCCCGACGCCGGCCGTGGTCTCCACCCTGGCGCGGGGTCTCCAGGAGCCCTCCGACGTGCTCGTGGAGGAGGACGCGGAGGGGAACGCGAGCGCGATCGTCGTCGTGGAGACCAACGCGCACCGGCTCGTGCGGATCGGCGTGCCCGAGGAGTACCTGAGCGTGGACGAGGGCGCGCGCCAGACGCAGCGGCCCCGCACGCCGATGGTGGCGGGCGAGGTGACGCTGGGGATCGGCTTCGCGGCGCCCTCCGGGCAGAAGCTCGACGACCGCTGGGGCGACCCCACGCAGCTCAAGGTCTCCTCCTCGCCGGAGGAGCTGCTCCTCGAGGGCGCGGGCACGTCCACGGGGCTGAGCCGCACGCTGCGCCTGAACCCGGACGTCCCCGAGGGCGTCCTGCACATCACCGCGCGCGCCGCGGCGTGCGACGGCGAGAAGGGCCAGCCGATCCCGGACCACGCGGCCTGCCACCTGTACCAGCAGGACTGGGGGATCCCCGTGAGCGTGCACGCCCCCGGGCAGGCCCCGGAGGGTGCGGAGTCCCGCCTGGACCTGGACCTGCGCGGGATACACTGA
- a CDS encoding cytochrome c oxidase assembly protein has product MPSAPASPADAPASAAPRSTDPRTVGRVGVPAWVWPVAAAAGVLALVLTAWLTGVSAARALSDPGPITRWGVPLATAVSHTAMALTIGATILAAGILPPHAAGAERRHRSGAQRRADAAAGPLPEHPAFARVMQVAAWAAGTWTVAALAVGILSYSDLAGIPVTAGQGFTDGLLAYAASISVGRAWFWVTVIAAVVTTLVIAVRSHSGLFWTGILAMLAIVPLALIGHAAGGDDHYAAVNSIGLHLIGVVTWVGGLLALAAISSTLTGPNGAQGHGASTRRQGPAPLLHTVVSRYSLLAGLGLVTVVLSGIVNAALRMEHLSQLASPYGLVVVAKAVAAVVLGAIGLVHRRSIIPRLGADGEAESPAAARRLLWQLIAVEAVIMAAVMGVSAVLARTAPPKPEELAPDATPARILTGYEMPPELTPERWFTLWRFDWLWVAIIAFLAVWYVRSTLQLHQRGDRWPVLRTLSWLTGLAVLLWATSGAPAVYGMVLFSAHMVGHMTLTMIVPLFLVMGAPITLALRALPSRTDGTRGPREWILWIVHSPWGRFITNPIVAGVNFAGSILVFYYTDFFRFALEEHVGHEFMNVHFLLTGFIFALVMVGSDPLPDRPAYPLRLVLLLATMVFHAFIGVAMTSSTGLLQASWFGNLGRDWGPPALEDQRIGGGIMWGIGEFPTVAMAVTVAVLWYRSDTKNAVRLDRKADRDGDAELNAWNAMYANLNHAPAPADGSPSVGAPPVRASAAETPAAESAGAASPADHPQEPQHGR; this is encoded by the coding sequence ATGCCCTCCGCTCCCGCTTCCCCCGCCGACGCGCCCGCGTCGGCCGCACCGCGCTCCACGGATCCCAGGACCGTCGGCCGCGTCGGCGTGCCCGCGTGGGTGTGGCCCGTGGCCGCGGCCGCCGGCGTGCTCGCGCTCGTGCTGACCGCGTGGTTGACCGGCGTCTCCGCGGCCCGCGCGCTCTCGGACCCCGGCCCGATCACGCGGTGGGGCGTGCCGCTCGCGACGGCGGTCTCCCACACCGCCATGGCCCTCACCATCGGTGCGACCATCCTGGCGGCCGGGATCCTTCCCCCGCACGCGGCCGGCGCGGAACGGCGGCACCGCTCGGGCGCCCAGCGCCGTGCCGACGCCGCCGCGGGGCCGCTGCCGGAGCACCCGGCCTTCGCGCGGGTGATGCAGGTGGCCGCGTGGGCGGCGGGGACGTGGACGGTGGCGGCGCTCGCCGTCGGGATCCTCTCCTACTCGGACCTGGCCGGCATCCCGGTGACCGCGGGGCAGGGGTTCACGGACGGGCTCCTGGCCTACGCGGCCTCCATCTCCGTGGGCCGCGCGTGGTTCTGGGTCACGGTGATCGCCGCCGTGGTGACCACCCTCGTGATCGCGGTGCGCTCCCACTCCGGGCTGTTCTGGACCGGCATCCTCGCGATGCTGGCGATCGTCCCGCTCGCGCTGATCGGCCACGCGGCCGGCGGCGACGACCACTACGCCGCCGTGAACTCGATCGGCCTGCACCTGATCGGCGTCGTCACGTGGGTGGGCGGCCTGCTCGCGCTCGCCGCGATCTCGAGCACGCTGACCGGGCCGAACGGGGCGCAGGGCCACGGCGCGAGCACCCGCCGCCAGGGCCCCGCGCCCCTGCTGCACACCGTGGTCTCCCGCTACTCCCTCCTCGCCGGGCTGGGCCTGGTGACCGTGGTGCTGTCCGGCATCGTGAACGCCGCGCTGCGCATGGAGCACCTCTCCCAGCTGGCCAGCCCGTACGGCCTCGTCGTCGTCGCCAAGGCCGTGGCCGCCGTGGTGCTCGGCGCCATCGGGCTCGTGCACCGGCGCAGCATCATCCCCCGCTTGGGCGCGGACGGGGAGGCGGAGAGCCCGGCCGCGGCCCGCCGACTGCTGTGGCAGCTGATCGCGGTGGAGGCGGTGATCATGGCGGCCGTCATGGGCGTCTCCGCCGTCCTCGCCCGCACCGCGCCGCCCAAGCCGGAGGAGCTGGCCCCGGACGCCACCCCCGCCCGCATCCTCACCGGGTACGAGATGCCCCCCGAGCTCACGCCCGAGCGCTGGTTCACCCTGTGGCGCTTCGACTGGCTGTGGGTGGCCATCATCGCGTTCCTGGCCGTGTGGTACGTCCGCTCCACCCTCCAGCTGCACCAGCGCGGCGACCGCTGGCCCGTGCTGCGCACCCTCTCCTGGCTCACGGGCCTCGCCGTGCTCCTGTGGGCGACCTCCGGCGCTCCCGCGGTGTACGGCATGGTGCTGTTCAGCGCGCACATGGTGGGCCACATGACGCTGACCATGATCGTGCCCCTGTTCCTCGTGATGGGCGCCCCCATCACGCTCGCGCTGCGCGCCCTGCCCTCGCGCACGGACGGCACGCGCGGGCCGCGCGAGTGGATCCTGTGGATCGTGCACTCGCCGTGGGGCCGGTTCATCACGAACCCGATCGTGGCGGGGGTGAACTTCGCCGGGTCGATCCTCGTCTTCTACTACACGGACTTCTTCCGGTTCGCCCTCGAGGAGCACGTGGGGCACGAGTTCATGAACGTGCACTTCCTTCTCACCGGGTTCATCTTCGCCCTGGTCATGGTGGGCTCGGACCCGCTGCCCGACCGCCCGGCGTACCCGCTGCGCCTCGTGCTGCTGCTGGCCACCATGGTGTTCCACGCGTTCATCGGCGTGGCCATGACCTCCTCCACGGGCCTGCTCCAGGCCTCGTGGTTCGGCAACCTCGGCCGGGACTGGGGTCCGCCCGCCCTCGAGGACCAGCGCATCGGCGGCGGCATCATGTGGGGCATCGGCGAGTTCCCCACCGTGGCCATGGCCGTGACCGTGGCGGTGCTCTGGTACCGCAGCGACACGAAGAACGCCGTGCGCCTGGACCGCAAGGCCGACCGGGACGGCGACGCCGAGCTGAACGCGTGGAACGCCATGTACGCGAACCTGAACCACGCGCCGGCCCCGGCGGACGGGTCTCCCTCCGTGGGAGCCCCGCCCGTCCGCGCGTCCGCCGCCGAGACCCCCGCCGCCGAGAGCGCCGGCGCGGCGAGCCCCGCCGACCACCCCCAGGAGCCCCAGCATGGCCGCTGA
- a CDS encoding Dyp-type peroxidase, whose amino-acid sequence METTDPTRRGLLFGAGALGGGMLGSALGFGAGHAAGAPGSAAPAPGTPSASPSDVMDDTGLEGAEPGSGWAEPGGEAARVAVSSPVGTDTVPFHGPRQAGVDTPAQTHALFLALDLEPGTDRERIGRLLRLLSDDAARLTQGRATLADTEPELAAAPARLTVTFGFGPELVRRVKPAAVPEWLGPLPAFPEIDRLEARFSGGDLLLQICGDDRVSVAHARRMLLKVARPFAGLRWSQEGFRSARGAHPTGTTMRNLFGQVDGTANPAAETPHLDRVVWGVGAEQVGISPWITDGTSLVLRRIDMLMDTWDELDRPAKEKTIGRTLGTGAPLTGEAEGDAPDFAALGPAGFPVIPEDSHLARARMDVPEYGMLRRGYNYDDGPTGAGLLFAAYQADVERQFVPVQRRLAESDRLNIWTRPVGSAVFAIPPGCAEGGFVGDVLFA is encoded by the coding sequence ATGGAGACCACTGACCCCACCCGACGCGGGCTCCTCTTCGGCGCCGGAGCGCTCGGCGGGGGCATGCTCGGATCCGCCCTGGGGTTCGGCGCCGGCCACGCGGCCGGCGCCCCCGGGTCGGCGGCCCCCGCTCCGGGGACCCCGTCCGCCTCGCCCTCCGACGTCATGGACGACACCGGCCTCGAGGGCGCCGAGCCCGGCTCCGGCTGGGCCGAGCCGGGCGGCGAGGCGGCGCGCGTCGCGGTCAGCTCGCCTGTGGGCACGGACACCGTGCCGTTCCACGGACCGCGCCAGGCCGGCGTCGACACCCCCGCCCAGACGCATGCCCTGTTCCTCGCGCTCGACCTCGAGCCGGGGACGGACCGTGAGCGGATCGGCCGACTGCTGCGCCTGCTGAGCGATGACGCCGCCCGCCTCACACAGGGGCGGGCGACCCTGGCCGACACCGAGCCCGAGCTCGCCGCCGCGCCCGCACGGCTGACGGTGACGTTCGGCTTCGGGCCGGAGCTGGTGCGGCGGGTGAAGCCGGCGGCCGTCCCGGAGTGGCTGGGGCCGCTGCCGGCCTTCCCCGAGATCGATCGGCTCGAGGCACGCTTCAGCGGCGGTGACCTGCTGCTGCAGATCTGCGGCGACGACCGCGTCTCGGTGGCGCACGCCCGCCGGATGCTCCTCAAGGTCGCGCGACCGTTCGCGGGGCTGCGCTGGTCGCAGGAGGGGTTCCGCTCCGCCCGCGGCGCGCACCCCACCGGCACCACGATGCGCAACCTCTTCGGCCAGGTGGACGGGACGGCGAACCCCGCCGCCGAGACGCCGCACCTCGACCGCGTGGTCTGGGGCGTCGGGGCCGAGCAGGTGGGCATCAGCCCGTGGATCACGGACGGCACGTCCCTGGTGCTGCGGCGGATCGACATGCTCATGGACACGTGGGACGAGCTGGACCGCCCGGCGAAGGAGAAGACGATCGGCCGCACCCTCGGCACGGGCGCCCCGCTCACCGGGGAGGCGGAGGGGGATGCGCCGGACTTCGCGGCGCTCGGCCCGGCCGGGTTCCCCGTCATCCCGGAGGACTCCCACCTGGCCCGCGCCCGGATGGACGTCCCCGAGTACGGGATGCTCCGGCGCGGCTACAACTACGACGACGGCCCGACCGGTGCCGGACTCCTCTTCGCCGCCTACCAGGCGGACGTGGAGCGGCAGTTCGTCCCGGTGCAGCGGCGGCTCGCCGAGTCCGACCGGCTCAACATCTGGACGCGCCCGGTCGGTTCCGCCGTGTTCGCGATCCCGCCCGGCTGCGCCGAGGGCGGCTTCGTGGGCGACGTCCTGTTCGCCTGA
- a CDS encoding copper chaperone PCu(A)C: protein MPSNTTHPSSRPSSRLGLAAVLAASALTLSACTGGAEPAPTSSAAAGSAATVSASSAPGAASSSPAASGSGTAASEGAQAASLRVVDPWTKAVDGAMTGSFGTLENASDAPLHIVSVTSPSAPRAELHEMADGPNGQKVMRETEDGLTVPAGGSLELVPGGRHVMLMGLTDPVEPGEEVAYTLTLEDGSTLDVRSLARPFTGANESYHGGEAGSAAPSSLDHSGMEHGTSSAAAPGSAGHGDH, encoded by the coding sequence ATGCCCTCGAACACCACCCATCCCTCCTCCCGTCCCTCCTCCCGCCTCGGCCTCGCCGCCGTCCTCGCCGCCTCGGCCCTCACCCTGAGCGCGTGCACCGGCGGCGCCGAGCCCGCTCCGACGTCCAGCGCTGCGGCCGGCTCGGCGGCCACGGTCTCCGCCTCCTCCGCCCCCGGTGCCGCGTCGTCGTCGCCGGCCGCGTCCGGCTCCGGCACCGCCGCCTCCGAGGGCGCCCAGGCCGCGTCCCTGCGCGTCGTGGACCCGTGGACCAAGGCCGTCGACGGCGCCATGACCGGCTCGTTCGGCACGCTCGAGAACGCGTCCGACGCCCCGCTCCACATCGTCTCCGTGACCTCGCCGTCCGCTCCCCGCGCGGAGCTGCACGAGATGGCCGACGGCCCGAACGGCCAGAAGGTCATGCGCGAGACCGAGGACGGCCTCACCGTGCCGGCCGGGGGCTCGCTGGAGCTCGTGCCCGGTGGCCGTCACGTCATGCTCATGGGCCTCACGGACCCCGTGGAGCCGGGCGAGGAGGTCGCCTACACGCTGACCCTCGAGGACGGCTCCACGCTCGACGTGCGGTCTCTCGCCCGCCCGTTCACGGGGGCGAACGAGTCCTACCACGGCGGTGAGGCGGGGTCGGCGGCCCCCTCCTCCCTGGACCACTCGGGGATGGAGCACGGCACCTCGTCCGCCGCGGCGCCGGGATCGGCCGGCCATGGAGACCACTGA
- a CDS encoding copper resistance CopC family protein, producing the protein MHPHTPVSSPDSTPVSIPRHSRIALRAAAGLALLPALALAGATPAAAHDELVKAVPAQGASATDAPSEVSLTFSGDLIDGQGIKNLAQVRDAHGSQWQAGPGTVDGPTLSVPLCEGLPNGAYDVAYRVVYSDGHSEEQTYAFTVEDPAAPAEGTAPEGCGVAAAGTSTPASTSPAAGESSAPSESTTAGSTASDPAASSAAAANAPASAEDEGLPGWVWPLGIGGLLVLGLGALALHRKATALGHLDADR; encoded by the coding sequence ATGCACCCCCACACCCCCGTCTCAAGCCCCGACTCGACCCCCGTCTCCATCCCCCGCCACTCCCGCATCGCCCTGCGCGCCGCCGCCGGGCTCGCGCTGCTCCCCGCCCTGGCCCTGGCCGGGGCGACGCCGGCCGCCGCGCACGACGAGCTGGTCAAGGCCGTCCCCGCGCAGGGGGCGTCCGCAACCGACGCGCCGTCCGAGGTCTCGCTGACCTTCAGCGGCGACCTGATCGACGGCCAGGGCATCAAGAACCTGGCGCAGGTGCGCGACGCGCACGGCAGTCAGTGGCAGGCCGGCCCCGGCACCGTCGACGGGCCCACCCTGAGCGTGCCCCTGTGCGAGGGCCTGCCGAACGGCGCGTACGACGTCGCCTACCGCGTGGTCTACTCGGACGGCCACTCCGAGGAGCAGACCTACGCGTTCACCGTGGAGGACCCCGCCGCCCCGGCCGAGGGCACCGCGCCCGAGGGCTGCGGCGTGGCCGCCGCCGGCACCTCTACCCCCGCATCGACGTCTCCGGCCGCCGGGGAGTCCTCGGCGCCGTCCGAGTCCACCACAGCCGGCTCCACCGCGTCCGACCCGGCGGCGTCGTCCGCCGCGGCCGCGAACGCACCGGCCTCGGCCGAGGACGAGGGGCTGCCCGGCTGGGTGTGGCCTCTCGGCATCGGCGGCCTGCTGGTGCTGGGCCTCGGCGCGCTCGCGCTGCACCGCAAGGCCACGGCGCTCGGCCACCTCGACGCCGACCGCTGA
- a CDS encoding HU family DNA-binding protein encodes MAMNRKDLVAAVAERAGTTQSAVSDTVDALFEVLSAQVKKGEKVSIPGWLAVERTERKERTGRNPRTGEEITIPAGHSVKVTAGSKLKAAASE; translated from the coding sequence ATGGCCATGAACCGCAAGGATCTCGTCGCCGCCGTCGCTGAGCGCGCCGGCACCACCCAGTCCGCCGTCAGCGACACCGTGGATGCGCTCTTCGAGGTGCTCTCCGCTCAGGTGAAGAAGGGCGAGAAGGTCTCGATCCCCGGCTGGCTCGCCGTCGAGCGCACCGAGCGCAAGGAGCGCACCGGCCGCAACCCCCGCACCGGCGAGGAGATCACCATCCCGGCCGGTCACTCCGTGAAGGTCACCGCCGGCTCCAAGCTCAAGGCCGCCGCCTCCGAGTGA
- the rpsN gene encoding 30S ribosomal protein S14 translates to MAKKSMIAKNEQRKAIVARWAEKRAEMRKTLVDPDASDEAREAARIGLQKMPRDASPVRVRNRDVIDGRPRGTFQRFGISRVRFRDMAHRGELPGVTKSSW, encoded by the coding sequence ATGGCCAAGAAGTCCATGATCGCCAAGAACGAGCAGCGCAAGGCCATCGTCGCCCGCTGGGCCGAGAAGCGCGCCGAGATGCGCAAGACCCTGGTCGACCCCGACGCCTCGGACGAGGCCCGCGAGGCCGCCCGCATCGGCCTGCAGAAGATGCCCCGCGACGCCTCGCCGGTGCGCGTGCGCAACCGCGACGTCATCGACGGCCGCCCCCGTGGCACCTTCCAGCGCTTCGGCATCTCCCGCGTGCGCTTCCGCGACATGGCGCACCGTGGCGAGCTGCCCGGCGTGACCAAGTCCTCCTGGTGA
- the rpmG gene encoding 50S ribosomal protein L33, producing the protein MAKDKDVRPIIKLKSTAGTGYTYVTRKNRRNNPDRITLKKYDPVVRKHVDFREER; encoded by the coding sequence ATGGCCAAGGACAAGGACGTTCGTCCGATCATCAAGCTGAAGTCCACCGCCGGCACGGGCTACACCTACGTGACGCGCAAGAACCGCCGCAACAACCCGGATCGCATCACCCTGAAGAAGTACGACCCGGTGGTCCGCAAGCACGTCGACTTCCGAGAGGAGCGCTGA
- the rpmB gene encoding 50S ribosomal protein L28: protein MAAHCQVTGAGPGFGHSISHSHRRNKRRFDPNIQKKTYWVPSLRRNVTLTLSAKGIKTIDVRGIDAVIADLIAKGVKF, encoded by the coding sequence ATGGCAGCACACTGCCAGGTAACCGGGGCTGGGCCGGGATTCGGCCACAGCATCTCCCACTCGCATCGCCGCAACAAGCGTCGGTTCGACCCGAACATCCAGAAGAAGACCTACTGGGTCCCGTCCCTGCGCCGCAACGTCACGCTGACGCTGTCGGCCAAGGGCATCAAGACCATCGACGTGCGCGGCATCGACGCCGTCATCGCGGATCTCATCGCGAAGGGAGTGAAGTTCTGA